Proteins encoded by one window of uncultured Bacteroides sp.:
- the queC gene encoding 7-cyano-7-deazaguanine synthase QueC, with amino-acid sequence MTNESAVVLFSGGQDSTTCLFWAKKQFKKVYALSFLYGQKHQNEVEIARNIAEKAEVEFHQIDASFIGKLGANSLTDSSIEMDQEKPADSFPNTFVPGRNLFFLSIAAVFAREHGVRHLVTGVSQTDFSGYPDCRDSFIKSLNVTINLAMDEQFVIHTPLMWIDKTDTWALADELGVFDLVRNETLTCYNGIPADGCGHCPSCKLRNHGLQEYLKRKSFKK; translated from the coding sequence ATAACTAATGAATCGGCTGTAGTTTTGTTTAGTGGTGGACAAGACTCAACTACTTGCCTCTTTTGGGCTAAAAAACAATTTAAGAAAGTATATGCTCTGAGTTTTCTTTATGGGCAGAAGCATCAGAATGAAGTGGAGATTGCACGCAATATTGCTGAAAAAGCAGAGGTGGAATTTCATCAGATAGATGCTTCCTTTATAGGTAAGCTAGGTGCAAATTCATTAACTGACAGCTCCATAGAAATGGATCAGGAAAAACCTGCCGATTCATTCCCTAATACATTTGTACCGGGAAGAAATTTATTTTTTTTAAGTATCGCTGCTGTTTTTGCTCGTGAGCATGGTGTTCGCCACTTAGTAACAGGGGTTTCACAGACAGATTTTAGTGGCTATCCCGATTGCCGTGATTCGTTTATCAAATCATTGAACGTAACAATCAATCTGGCTATGGATGAACAATTTGTGATTCATACTCCATTGATGTGGATTGATAAAACAGATACATGGGCTTTGGCTGATGAACTTGGGGTATTTGATCTTGTTCGCAATGAAACATTGACTTGTTATAACGGAATTCCGGCAGATGGATGTGGACATTGTCCGTCTTGTAAGTTGAGAAATCACGGTTTGCAAGAATATCTTAAAAGAAAAAGCTTTAAAAAATAA
- a CDS encoding queuosine precursor transporter encodes MKSKVTVSFMLMGILFSICLVLSNILAVKQFQIFGFPSTAGLIIFPISYVINDCITEVWGFRKARLIIWTAFAVNFLAILLFQISIILPPASHWMMQDSYASVLAQTPRIALASLLAFLVGSFLNAYVMSRMKIMHKGKKFGQRAIASTVVGELADTLVFTTVGFLFVIPLNVVFQIIMVETVAKIMFEILVLPITRRVVNYVKRVEGTDVYDEDISYSVIKIKDI; translated from the coding sequence ATGAAAAGTAAAGTTACTGTCTCTTTTATGCTTATGGGCATACTCTTTAGTATATGCCTTGTTCTTTCTAACATTCTTGCAGTTAAGCAATTTCAAATTTTTGGTTTTCCTTCTACTGCAGGATTGATTATTTTCCCAATTTCCTATGTTATAAATGATTGCATTACAGAAGTTTGGGGCTTTCGTAAAGCAAGACTTATCATCTGGACTGCTTTTGCTGTGAATTTTCTGGCAATACTGCTGTTCCAGATTTCGATAATTCTTCCTCCGGCATCTCATTGGATGATGCAGGATTCTTATGCTTCAGTTCTTGCACAAACACCTCGTATTGCACTTGCCAGCTTACTCGCTTTTCTTGTAGGTTCTTTTCTGAATGCTTATGTGATGAGCCGAATGAAGATAATGCACAAGGGAAAGAAGTTTGGACAGAGAGCTATTGCTTCTACAGTTGTAGGAGAACTAGCCGATACTCTTGTCTTTACTACTGTTGGTTTCCTTTTTGTGATTCCTCTAAATGTAGTTTTTCAGATTATTATGGTAGAAACAGTTGCTAAAATAATGTTTGAGATATTGGTTCTTCCAATTACCCGCAGAGTTGTGAATTACGTGAAACGGGTAGAAGGAACTGATGTTTATGATGAAGATATCTCATACAGTGTGATTAAAATAAAAGATATTTAA
- the queF gene encoding preQ(1) synthase: protein MTELKEQLSLLGGKTEYKNDYAPEVLEAFDNKHPGNDYWVQFNCPEFTSLCPITGQPDFAEIRISYIPDVKMVESKSLKLYMFSFRNHGAFHEDCVNIIMKDLIRLMDPKYIEVTGIFTPRGGISIYPYCNYGRSGTKYEEIANYRLMNRK from the coding sequence ATGACAGAGTTAAAAGAACAGCTTTCTCTTTTGGGGGGGAAGACAGAATATAAAAATGACTATGCTCCTGAAGTATTGGAAGCATTTGATAATAAACATCCGGGGAATGATTACTGGGTACAGTTTAACTGTCCGGAGTTTACGAGTCTTTGTCCTATAACCGGACAACCCGATTTTGCGGAAATCCGTATTTCATATATTCCTGATGTAAAGATGGTGGAGAGTAAGAGTCTGAAACTATATATGTTCAGTTTCAGAAATCATGGGGCTTTTCATGAAGATTGTGTGAATATAATAATGAAAGATTTAATCCGCTTAATGGATCCAAAATATATAGAAGTAACAGGAATTTTTACTCCTCGCGGAGGAATCTCTATTTATCCTTATTGCAACTATGGACGTTCCGGAACAAAATATGAAGAAATAGCAAATTACCGACTTATGAATAGAAAGTAA